Proteins encoded within one genomic window of Eleutherodactylus coqui strain aEleCoq1 chromosome 1, aEleCoq1.hap1, whole genome shotgun sequence:
- the TSKU gene encoding tsukushi has protein sequence MNMGPSPWYSVLFLTSLVAANKPCFPGCSCEVETFGLFDSFSLTKVDCSGVGSHIVPVSLPLDTSYLDLSSNKLEHVNESVLSGPGYTTLVNLNLSYNQITNIYSTTFSKLRYLESLDLSHNRLEALPDHSFFYSPLVELDLSFNKLVEVKIGAFTSQNNGKAIQINLSNNFISALTKGLDHPLPNIRSLNLSGNKLHSIQGLQGIPLQSLNLDKNPIYKIEEQNFLGLKSLTHLSLSHMPHLEEIAPRSFKELSSLLVLDLSNNPNLVSLTQEVFFGLRSLQELKLLNSGVLSLPKDTLHQLPAMKSIIWGNHIHCIKTMKEDQFHLKNGLVRREVLVCRNGLGAVSAQDVL, from the coding sequence atGAACATGGGGCCATCTCCGTGGTACAGCGTACTATTTCTCACCAGCCTCGTTGCCGCCAACAAACCTTGTTTTCCAGGATGTTCCTGTGAAGTTGAAACTTTTGGATTGTTTGACAGCTTCAGCCTCACCAAAGTCGATTGTAGCGGGGTTGGGTCTCACATCGTTCCGGTGTCTCTCCCTCTGGACACATCTTACCTGGATCTTTCCTCAAACAAACTGGAACATGTCAACGAGTCTGTGTTGTCCGGACCCGGATACACAACATTGGTGAACCTAAACTTGAGTTACAACCAAATTACAAATATTTATTCTACGACCTTCTCCAAACTGAGATACTTGGAGTCTTTGGATCTTAGCCACAACCGATTGGAGGCTCTTCCGGACCATAGCTTTTTCTATTCTCCTCTTGTTGAACTCGACTTAAGTTTTAACAAGTTGGTGGAAGTTAAGATTGGTGCGTTCACCTCCCAAAATAACGGAAAAGCCATACAGATCAACCTTTCCAACAATTTCATTAGCGCTCTAACCAAGGGTTTGGATCATCCTCTGCCAAACATTCGGAGCCTGAATTTGTCAGGGAATAAACTACATTCCATCCAAGGCCTTCAAGGAATTCCTTTACAGTCTCTTAATTTGGATAAAAATCCAATTTACAAAATTGAGGAACAGAACTTTTTGGGACTTAAAAGTTTAACCCATTTATCGCTGAGTCATATGCCGCATCTGGAAGAAATCGCGCCACGAAGCTTTAAAGAATTATCATCTCTTCTAGTTCTTGACCTCTCGAATAATCCAAATCTGGTATCTCTCACTCAGGAGGTCTTCTTTGGCTTGAGATCCTTGCAAGAGTTGAAATTGTTAAATTCGGGAGTGCTGTCCTTACCCAAGGATACTCTTCATCAGTTACCGGCTATGAAAAGTATCATCTGGGGAAACCATATCCATTGTATAAAGACTATGAAAGAAGATCAATTCCATCTCAAAAATGGCCTGGTCCGAAGGGAAGTTCTGGTCTGCCGTAACGGTCTGGGTGCTGTATCAGCACAAGATGTTTTGtaa